The Eubacteriales bacterium genome window below encodes:
- a CDS encoding alpha/beta-type small acid-soluble spore protein, whose product MAKGKAAVPEAKQYLNNMKYEIATELGVNLKQGYNGDLTAKQNGSVGGEMVKRMIQQAENSMPNQ is encoded by the coding sequence ATGGCAAAAGGAAAAGCAGCAGTTCCGGAAGCAAAACAGTACTTAAATAACATGAAGTATGAAATTGCTACTGAACTCGGTGTTAATTTAAAGCAGGGTTACAATGGTGATTTAACAGCAAAACAGAATGGTTCAGTTGGTGGAGAAATGGTAAAGAGAATGATCCAGCAGGCTGAAAATTCAATGCCTAATCAGTAA